CCTCCATACCCGGTGTGTCTTCCAACACCCGGCGCAAACCGGCTCTCACCAGTCGATGGTCATCGCACAGAATCAGTCTTATCAAAGCTCACCTCCGCTGCGTGGATTCTAGCAGTGATCAGCGCGACGTCCCGGCTTTTTAAGGCTGCTGGCCTACTGCGCAGGCTCGGGTTATGGTGCGCCTCCCATCACCGGGATGAACCTCGATGCGCCTTGTTATCAAGCTGCTTGTGCTCGCTGCCATACTGGTTTCGGCCACCTGGCTGGTACTGCCACACCTCTGGCAACCCGGACTCGAGCGTTACCAGCAGGCGCAGCTCAAGGCCGCTACGCCCGACGCCCCCGGCGTGACGCTGACCTGGCTGGGCGTCAGCAGCCTGCTCGTTCGCGACGGACAACATGCCTTGCTGATCGACCCTTTCTTCAGCAGGCCGCCGGGCCTGTGGGGGCTGTTGAGCAACCAGAACATTGCACCCGATCATGCCGCCATAGAACGCGGCCTGAAACAACTCGGCGTCGAGCAGCTGGATGCCGTACTGGTGTCCCATTCGCACTTTGATCACGCCATGGACGCCGGCGTGGTGGCGCGTATCAGCGGCGCAGATCTGATCGGCTCATCAAGCACCCTGAACATTGGCCGTGGCGCCGGCCTGCCGGGCGAGAGGCTCAAGCAGGCCAGTCCCGAGCAGCCCATGCGCTACGGCCCGTTTACCCTGCACTGGATACGCAGTCAGCATGCCGGAGCCACCGGCGGGCGCCCGACCGGCGATATCACAGCACCACTTACGCCTCCTGCCGGCTATATGGACTATCGCCAGGGCGGCACCTGGTCGATCTTGATCGAACATGCTGATGGCACGCTATTGCATCACGGCAGCGCCGGCTTTGAACCTGGTGCGCTAGAGCCCTACCAAGCCGATATCGCCATTCTGGGCGTTGCGCTGGTCGACGATTACAGCCGCTATTTCGACCAGGTGATCGACGCCACCGGCGCCAAAACCATCATCCCGGTGCACTGGGATGATTTCACCCGCCCACTCAATAAGCCGTTACGACCCTTTCCGCTGATCGTGAGGCTGGACCGCTTCTTCAATGCGGTGGATTACCGCGCTGACCTGGAAGCGGTCACGCTGCCGCTGGGCCAGGCAACGCAGGCGCCCTGGCCGGCGTCGCCTGCACTCAACTAACTGCCAATACCGATCGCGTTGAGGTTGTTCTCACGCGATTCGATCGCCTCGCGGGTGCGCTGTTCCAGCTCGTCCTGGCTGCGCGACAATTCACGAATGCGCTCAATTTCCTTGAGCGTATACGACTCCCATTTATTGGCCGAGGCGAAGGTGTCGCGTGATTGCTTGGCACGGCGGAAGGCCTGCAGGGCCGGCTCGTATTTGCGGTCGTTGAAATAGGCCATGCCCAGCAACATCAAATTGCCAGCCGGATTCTTCAAGCCGCCCTGTTGATCGGCCTGGATCGCCGCCTCGGCCGCGGCGGCGTAGTCACCGGCATTGAAATGCACCCCGGCCAGTCGCGCGTAGTACAGCCCATCGCCGCTGATTTGCGCCGCCTTGCTGAGGGTCGGAATGGCCTTTTCGTACTCGTTGGCCTGTGCCCAGGCATTGGCCAGCGATTCCACGTTTTTGGGCGATTCTTCGATCGCACCTTTGGCCATGCCCTGCTCGATGATGCGTCCAGCCTTGTACGGCACCTGCTCGCCCTGCCACATGTAGGCCAGATTGAGCAGGTCCGATTCGGTTTTCAGCGCGCCGTGCTCGTACAAGGCGTCGAACACAGCCAGGCGCTCGCCGCCCTGCCCGGTCTCGCTGTACATGCCCGCCAGCTGACGCAGATAGGTGCTGTTGGGGTACAGCGATATCAGCTCTTCGTAGGTCTGCGCGGTCGAAGCGTAGTCACCCTTGGTGTAGCTGAGCACCGCCTTGAGGCGCAGCCAGCCCTCCTGCACACGATTGCCAGCGGCCCGCTCAAGCGCAAGTGCATCGTCCACGTGGGTCATGGCGCGATCGTACTCATGCGTCTGATAGTACGCCTGAGCCAACATAATATGCGCGGTCGGCGTGGGCTTGTCCGCCGTTTCCAGCCATTCGTTCATGAAGCGGATGCAGTCGCCATATTGCTCCATCTGAAAATACAGTTGAGCAATGGTGTACTTGGCCGTAAGGACCAGCCCGTTGGGTGCGTCCTCCTGCTCCATAACCTTGAAATAGGCATCAATGGCCTGCTGATACTCATCCCGGCTGGCGTATATGAAAGCGTAGAAATTCCACAGCTGAGCCGTGGCATAACTGTTCAGGCGCCCGCGCTCCTTGAGTCGGTCAAGGATGTACAGCGCATCATCATGGCGATCCTCGGCGGCCAGTTCCTGGGCCTTGGTCAACTGATCAAAGGTGCGTGCGTCGATGGCACCGTTTTGCGCCCACAGGGCGCCCGCCGGGGCCAGCAGTGCCGCCAGCATCAGCATTTTCAAGCGCTTCGCCATGCTCTTATCCATTGCTCATGCGGAATTTGATACGCGTGCGCACCGCCGGCACTTCCTGGGCTTCACCATTGATGACGCGCGGCTTGTACTTGTAACGCAGGGCCGAATCGATGGCCGCCTGATTGAACACCGAGTCGGTGCTCTGCAGCACTTTGGGATTGCGCACAGAACCTTGCTTGGTGACCGTGTATTCCAGCACGACGTCACCTTCCAGCCCCCGCTTGAGGGCACGCCGTGGGTATTGCGGGGCAACCTTCACAATAGGCAGATATTCCCCATCCGACGCGGACAAACCAGCCCCCATGCTGAGGTCAAGCTTGGCCACCAGTTGATCCACGCCCCCCAGCGCGCCGATCTGAGCATTACCGTCGATGTTATCGAAAGCCTGCTCCGGCACGTCCGGCGGAGGGGTGTCGTCAAGCTGCGGTTTTTCGGGCTTCTCCAGCTGGCGCTGGGTCTTGATCTCGACCTCCGGCATGGCGATTTCCGGCAACTTCACCGTGGTCGATTCATCCAGCCGGCGGTCAGCAAACTGAATCAGCGACACCATCACCATTTGCAGACTGAACGTCACAATCGCAGCCGGGAACACCACCATCAATAAACGCATCCCCGACTCCTACTGCTCTGTGGCCAGTGAAACGCGTTCCGGCGGCACCACCTGGCGCGCCTGATCCAGCACTTCGGTGAAGGTCTTCACCGAAGCCAGCTCATCGGCCTGAATGATGACCGCGCCCTCCGGGTTTTCCGCGTGCAGGCGCTCGATGTTGGCGCGCACCGAGCGAATGTCGACGCGGCGGCCATCCATCCACACCGAGTTGTCAGCATTGATCGCAACCAGCACCGCGGCGTTTTTCTGTTCGGCGGTATTGGCCTGCGGGCGATTGACTTCAACCCCGGCTTCCTTGATGAAGCTGGCGGTCACGATGAAGAAGATCAGCATGATGAACACGACGTCGAGCATCGGCGTCAGGTCGACCGTGCCCTCTTCTTCCAGTTCGTCGTTGGATACGTAGCTACGTGCCATGAGTAGTCCTTGTCACGAGCCGGCTAAAGCGCCGGCTCCAGATGATGTCGAGGCAGTTCGTGATCAATGGCCTCGCGGCGGCGCCGCGCCATGCGCTCGAGATAGATGTTTCCGAATACGCCCGACAGCGCGGCCACCATGCCGGCCATGGTCGGGATGGTGGCGCGTGAGACGCCGCCCGCCATGAGCTTGGCGTCGCCACCACCGGTCAGCGAGAGCACGGTGAACACGTCGATCATCCCGGTCACCGTGCCGAGCAAGCCGAACAGCGGACACAGAGCGATCAGCACCTTGATCACGCGCAGGTTGTCGTTGACCTTGACCTTGAGCTCCGAGACCAGCATGCGGCGCACCGCATCGCCGTACCAGGAAAACAGATCCTGGCGAGCATGGAAGTCATGCGCCGCATGTTTGAGCTCGCTCTGGAACGGGCGCAGGTAGTACACCACCCGCTCCAGAATGAGCATCCACATCACGAAGGTCAGCACTGCGATCAGCTGCAGTACCGGCCCTCCTGCGGTGAAGAAGTCATCGATCGCCTCGCGGGCATCGAGCAGAAACAGCAACATGGCTGCGCTCTAACGCCCGGCGCGCTGAGCAACCAGCCCGGCGGTCTGTTCTTCCAGCACATGCAGCAGGCCACGCGCGCGGCTGTGCAGCAAGGTGTGGCAAAGCAGCATGGGGATGGCCACGATCAAACCCAGCACCGTGGTCACCAGCGCGCTGGAGATACCACCGGCCATGGCCTTGGGATCACCGGCACCGTAGATGGTGATGGCCTGGAACACGATGATCATGCCGGTCACGGTGCCCAGCAGGCCCATCAGCGGCGCGACCATGGCAATGATCTTGATCAGCGGCAGACCGCGCTGAATGGCCGGACGCTCCTTGATGATGGCCTCACCGAGTTTGACCTCCAGGGTTTCGACATCGTCATTGGCATGCGCTTCGCCGGCCAGCAGCACACGGCCCAGCGGATTGTCATCACGCGCGCTGTCCGATTTACGCTGGCGATTGACCTTGGCCATGACCGCACCCAGCGCAACAAAACGCCACAGGGCAACGATCAAACCGAACACACCCACCGCGGTGATCACGTAACCCACCAGCTTGCCCTGATGCCAACGCTCGGCCAGGGTCGGGTTGTTGATCAGCGCACGCAGATAACCGCCGCCGGCAGCGCCGGTCGGGTCAACACCCAGCGCGGTGTAGCCGCTGTCGGCCTGTTGCAGCTTGGCAGCGCCTGCGGTGTAGTCGTCGGGCTGACGCGGCAGCACCGAGACGGCATCGGTGTCACCGTCATAGCTCAGATAATCGCCATCCGAAATCAGGTTGAACAGACCAACCCGAACCACCTCACGGCTGGCCTCGGTTCCGACCTGGGTGGTGAAGGCAACCACGCGACCGGATTCGGTCAGCTCGCGATGCAGTTCAAACCACAGCCGTTCGATCTCTTCAATGGTCGGCAGTTCGGTATCGTCATTCATCTTCTTGATGAACGCAGTAATGAAGGCGCTGCGGTCTTTGAACTGCGCCGAGGTGATCGACTGCGCAAAACGTGCCCGCAGATCACCTGCGGTGCCGGTCAGATGACCGAACAGTTCTTTCAGCGAGCCAAGACGCTCATCGCGCTGCGCCCGCTTCTCCTCAACCGCCAGCTCATTGGCATTGAATTGCTCTTCAAGCGTGGCGCTGCGGGATTCAAGCGCCGCAATTTGAGCCTGCGCTTCGGCGATCAGGGCATCCTGACGTGCTGCATCCTGCTTAAAGGCGTCCTCGCGCTTGCGGTTTTCATCCGCATCACGCAGGCGCCCCTGACGCACCTCCTGCAGCAGTTTGTCCATGGCCAGGGAATCCTGCCCCTGAGCCGCCAGCGGCGCGGAAAAAGCCACGGCACTCAGTGCGGCCGCAGCGACCATTGCAGTTTTGAACGCATTCATTGCGCCACCTCCGGCGCCGAAATCGGCAGCGTCACCATGTCGATAGAAGCCTGTTTGCGTGCCATGCGAATGCCGTTACGCACGCTGTTGCGGTAGGTGCCCGCGTCAATCACGTCCCAGCGCTGGGCCTGATGATTCCAGGCGGCAGTGGTGGTGGTGTCTTTGGTTTGAGCGACCATCGCGATGCGCCCAAAACGCAATACATCGACTTCCTGCGGCTGACCATCGATGTCGATGATGTCCTGATAGGCGTCGATCTTGCGGCCGTACTCGTTTTCCACCTGATAGGCCTCGAGGACCTGGCGGAATTTTTCGGCGACATTGATATCCGCCTTGCTGATGGTTTCATCAATGAACGCCAGCCGTTCGCGGCGCTCCACTTCATGAAACGGAAGATCCAGGTTGACGTAAGCCTCAAGGCTTTCGGCCATGCGCGTCACCAGCGGCAACATCTGCCGTTCGATCTTGGCGACCTGGGCGATGGACCCGTCAAAACGTTCGATCAGCGCTTCCTGACCCTTGATCTGAGTCTCCAGCTGCTGGTTGTAATGCTCCAGGCCTTCAATCTGCTTGAGCAGGGCCCGGTAGGTAATCAATTTGGCTTGCTGGGAATCGACCATGGCATCGATACGCGCTTGCGATTCGCGCGCCGAGTCCGCCTTGGTCATGCCCTCATCCACCACCTTGTCCAGCGGGGCTGCGGCCATAACCGACGTGGACGCGCACAGGCCTATAGCCAGAAGCAGAGATGATTTTTGATGTCTGCTGAAGCGCTTCGCCATCAGTCCATCCTCAAAAGTATTCATTGCAATCGGAAGAAGCGGCGACCTCATGCGGCCGCCGCCTCTCAGTTCAGAGGGCTCTTTCAGAACCCTTCAGGTCTCAGTCGACCGACACCGAATTCGGAATCGTCCAACCGTTCCACCAGGCATCAGCCACGTTGGTACCCGGCGCCACGGCACCGATGTAGTTGGTTTCGTCGAAGCTGAAGCCGGACCCGTTGGCCACTGCGGTGATGCTCGGCGCGCTAACCTGAGCTGCGGCACCGGTCACAACCAGGGCCTGATTCAGGTTCACGGCGTTGCTGACGTAGTTGGTCTGGCTGTCAGCATCACGGTGGGTATAGAGGCCACCACTGCAATTGCCGAGGATGTTGACCAGGGTCACGTCGGAGAACGCATCGTTGGTGTCGTCACCATTGGTGTCTGCATCATCGATGCGGATGCAGCCTTCGTCCCACCCGGTCAGGGCAGTGTTGAAGATCGACACGGTCAGGGCGCCGCGCAGGCGCATGCCCGGCTCGTTGGCACTGACGGTGTTGCCGACCAGCAGGATGTTGGCCAGCGTGGCCTGGGTTTGCGGCACGTAGTCTTCATCCGAGCTGTTGGCCTCGATACCGCGCGGGTCATTGCTGCCCTGCGGCGTGGCGTTGTCGCTCTTGATCACGATGGCGTACTGGATGTTGCCCTTGTAGCCTTCATCGAAATCGATGTCGTCATCGTCGTTGCCGGTCAGCACCAGGTGCTTGGCGTTCACCGTACCGCCGAACCATTCCACACCGTCATCCAGATTGTTGTGCACCTGGATGTAGTCCAGCGACGTCATGTAGCCCACACCTTGCAGGGTCAGACCGTTGACTTCGTTGTTCGGACCCGCAACCAGGCCACCTTCAGCGATACGCACGTAGCGCAGCGAACCGCTGTTATCGGCCGGATCGTCACCGCCGTAGAAGGCCACGCCACCGCCGCCTTCACCGGCCACGTTGCAGTAGCTGTTGGCGCCATGACAGTTGCCGGTGTTACCCGCGCCAAACTGCGGGGCAAAACCCTGCAGCACGACACCACCCCACTCACCCAGGCCGTCGAAATTCTCGTCCAGGCTGGAGAAGGTGATCGGGGCCGAGGCGGAACCGTTAGCGATCAGTTTGGAACCACGGGTCACCACCAGCACGCCGGTTTCGGTGCCTTTGACATCCACGCCCGGACGGATCGTCAGGGTTACGCCGTCGGCTTTGATCTGATCAGCTTGGCTTTCGCTGTTGATCTCGACATTGCCATCGCCAACCTTGACCAGGCCGTTCAGAACCCAGGTGTAGCCGGCAACAAAGGTGTAGTCCTCGTCGATGGTGCCGGTCACTTCGCAGATCATGGTGCTGTCGTTGCAGCTCACGAAGCTGGCCGAAGCCGGCGCTTCATCCGCATCGCTGAGCGAACCCGGAATGGTCCAGCCAGCCCACCAGGCATCACCCATGGACGTGCCCGGCTCAACCGCACCGACATAGTCCGTGGTTTCGAAGGCAAAGCCCGAACCGTTGTCGACAGCCACGATGTTGGTCGCACTCGCCAGCGATGCGAAGCCTTCGTTGATGGCATAAGCATCGTCCAGGCTGATGGTCTGGCTGCCCACGCCACCGGCGGTGCTGTCGGCATCTTCGTGGGTGTAAAAGCCGCCAGCGCAGTCGCCGAAGACATTTTCCAGCGATACGTTGGAGAACTGATCCGCCACGTCGTCAGCATTGGTGTCGGCGTCATCGATACGGATGCAGCCTTTGTCCCAGCCAACCAGCGCCGTGTTGAAGATGGACGTCGTCAGCGCGCCACGCAGACGCATACCCGGCTCATTCGCGCTGACCGTGTTACCGATCAGCAGAATGTTGGCCAGGCTTGCGGTGGTCTGAGGCACGAAATCTTCATCCGAGCTGTTGGCTTCGATGCCGCGCGGGTCATTGCTGCCCTGCGGTGCATCGTTGCTGCTCTTCTTGACGATGGCGAACTGAATGTTGCCCTTGTAGCCTTCGTCGTAGTCGATGTCGTCATCGTCGTTGCCGGTCAGCACCAGGTACTTGGCATTGACCGTGCCGCCGAACCATTCCACACCGTCATCCAGGTTGTTATGGACCTGAACGTATTCGATGGTCGTGGCATGGCCCACACCCTGCAGGGTCAGACCGTTGACTTCGTTGTTCGGGCCAGCCACCAGGCCACCCTCGGCGATACGCACGTAGCGAATGCTGCCGCTGTTATCAGCCGGGTACTTGCCGCCATAGAAGGCCACGTCCGAACCACCTTCACCAGCGACGTTACAGTAGTTGTTGTCGCCAAAGCAGTTGCCCGTGCCGCCAGCACCGAACTGCGGCGCAAAGCCCTGCAGCACGACGCCACCCCATTCACCCAGGCCGTCGAAACCATCGTCGACGCTGCTGAAGGTGATCGGATTGGCCGCGGTGCCATTGGCAATCAAGCGGTTGCCGCGGGTCACGATCAAAACACCGGTTTCCAGTGCCTTAACGTGCGTGCCCGCCGGGATGGTCAGTTCCACACCGTTGTTACGCAGGTCATTGGCCTGCGCATTGCTGGTGATTTCAACGTTGCCGTTGCCAACCTGGACGAACCCGTCGAGGAACCAGTTGAAGTCCGTGCTCAGGGTGAAATCTTTGTCGATGGTGCCGGACAGCGTGGCATTGGTGCCGCTGCAGCTGACAAAGCTCTCATCACACACGGAATCGCCGGCGCCCGGCGTTGCAGTGGGTGTCGGGGTCGGAGTCGGCGTCGGATCGGAGCTGCCCCCGCCGCCGCCACCGCCGCCGCAACCAACCATCGCGGCTGCGGTCAGGCCCAATACTGCCAGGCCAGTTTTCTGAATCGTCATGGGGTTTTCCTCTCCATTGAAACGTCAGGTGAAATGATCAAAAGCTCAGCGAGTAACCCAAAGACAGGCTCATGCCTTTCTTGTAGGTCTCGATAACCCGCCCGCCCTGTGTGCGCTCGATCGGCTCGTCGAGCAGGTTTTTCAGCTTGAGGCTGAATTTGGAACCGTTGCGCAGGGTCTTTTCCGCGGTCACGTTGATGTCCAGGCGCCCGCTTTCCTTGATCGGCTCTTGAGGCGCACGGGCGACCGCGTCGATGCGGTCGTCGAAGTAATTGGCCACGAAGGTCAGCTTGGCGTCCCAGGCGTAGTTGTCGTAAGCAACCTGCAGATTGGCCAGAAACGGCGACTGGCCCTGAAGCTCGCGGCTGTCGCGGCCCTCGAGGCGCTGTCCGTCCTCATCCAGGCTGATTTCGGATTCGATCACCGCGATGTTGCCGCTGAGGTCGATGACGTGATCGATGCCATCGAGCACGCGGCTGCTGGCGTCAAGCTCAAAACCCTGCACAGTGGCGGATTCGCTGTTGCGGAAGGTCAATGCCGACACAGCCGAACCGGAGCCGTCGGACACGGCGCGTTCCAGCGGATCGCTGATGTCCTTGTAGAACACGGCCAAGGAAACACTGTTCTGATCGCCAAAGTAGTATTCGCCGCGCACGTCGAAATTGCTGATGTCCGAATCGCTGCAGTTGGGGCAGCCGATGTACTGGCGCCCTTCCTGGTCGAAGAATCGCGAGGCCGCCAGCTCGGTGATGTTTGGCCGCGACACGGTGCGGGCGAAACCACCACGCAGCTGCAAGGCATCACTGAACCGGTAAATCACCGACAAGCTCGGCAGGGTTTCGCTGGAGTCACGATCCGAACCGGCCGATACATCCTCATCGGAGGCATTCGGATAGTTAAGATCGATGCTGTAGTCCTCCATGCGCACACCGGTCACCACGGTCAGGTCCGTGCCCAGATCCGTCTCAGCGGAGAGATAAACCGCGGTGGTGTCCTGGCTCGCTTCGTAACTGTCGGTGTCGGTGGTCTTGTTGGTGTTGAGGCGGTAAAGATCGGCCTCGAAATTTTCCGCAACCAGCAGTGTTTCCAGATCCTGTGAAGGGTCGAGATCATTGCCTGAGCGGGTCAACACGCCCAGGCGAATCAGTTCGTTGTCGCGGTCACGTGTGTTGCTCAGCACACCGAATTTGAGGTTGGTGAACAACCAGTCGTTGATCTGCAGCGGCATCTCGTAGTCGAGGCCCAGGTCAAGACCATCTTCGGTCAGGTCCGAATAGCTGCGCTCCAGCGTGGAGGCGATAAAAACATTGTTGCGATACTGATATTCGCGCCGATCTGGCGAAAGACGATTGGTCTGACTCAAGCCGGCACGCAGACGCAGCTCATGATTGCCGAACAAGCTGATGCTGCCGTCAATCTGCTGCCCCAGAAACTGACGTTCCACCCACTCCAGTACGGTCAGCGTTTCATCAACTTCGTCTTTCTTGTTGAAACCGACTTCGTAGGTGGCACGGTCTTCCGAGTCACGCAAGATGATGGTCTTGCTCAGCACATCCCAACCGTTGTCCGACACCCAGCCGGCGACCAGATACCCGTTGAGGCTGACGGCGAAGCTGTCCCAGTCATAGGTGCCGACAGCATCGGTGTCATTGAAGCTTGCCTCCTGCCGTGAGGCGTAGCCCTGGTCGTAGGTCAGCGACGAGTAAAACGCGAAATCACCGGTTTCACGCTCGTAGCGCCGTCCCAGTTTGGCGGCCAGCCCAAAATCCGGGCCTGCCGATTCACGTGTGGTGTTGTAGATATTGGGCAACTGACCAGCCAGTGCGGCGCCCTCTTCCTGTGAAATACAGTTGGACTGGCCTTCGAACTGACAGATGCTGAAACGGAAGTTGCCATTGGACAGATTGGAACGAATGCCACCCGGCAATTCGCGCAGGCCATCGTCCATACCCAAGATGTCGCCGTCGCTGCCTTCGTAGCTGAGCAGATCTTCTCCGGTGGCACCATCGACAAAGCCAAGCGACACGGACAGGCCAAACTCGTTTTCTTCTGGCAGATCACGCGAGGTCATGCGAATGATCCCGCCGGTGGTGTCGCCAGGCAGATCAGCGGTAAAGCTTTTCTGAATTTCGATCCCGCCGAGGATTTCAGCCGGAAACAGATCCAGCTGCACATCGCGGCGGAACGGATCCGTACTTGGCATCAGGCTGCCGTTCAAGGTGCTGGATATGTAGCGCCCGTCGAGTCCGCGCACATTGGCATACTTGCCGCCCGTCACCGCCACACCGACGATACGTTTGAGCGCCGCAGCCACATCCGAGTCGCCAAAACGCAGCAGATCATCAATGCTGATCGCGTCGGTGATAGCGACGGAGAACTTTTCCAGGTCCGCTGTATCTTCACCCGGCTTGTAGGCGCCCATGACCATGACTTCCTCCACATCGGAGAAGTCCATGTCCGAGCCCACCTCATCAGTGGCTGAGAGCGGCCGAAGCATCATGATATTGGCCGCAATGCCGATATTGGCCACGACGCGCAAACCGTCTTTGCTGACGGTATTGAAGTCCGGGTGGCTGATTTCCAGGCTGTGAATGCCGCGCGGCAATTCCAGCGAGTAGCTGCCGTCGGGTTTGGAGCGAACCTGTGCACCGCTTTGCGGTGCGCGAATCACTGCATCAGCAATGGGCCGATCGTCCATGTCGGCAACCAGCCCTACAATACGCCCTGTCGGACCGCCAGGCTCCGCACTGTCAAAGGTAGCGATGGTGATCGCAGGAGCGCTTTGAAAATCGCTGAAGGTCAGGCTGATCTCAGCGCTCTCGCCCTGCTCGACAATGAACTCATAGGTCGCAAGCTCTGCAGCATCGCGCAACGCGCGCAGAGTGTGCGACCCCGAATCCAACGCCGTGCTGACTTGGCCCTGCGTGCCAGTGCGCCCGATGCGGCGACCGTCCAGTTCCATATCCAGCCCCTGAAAAGGGCGGCTTTCCAGAAACGTGTGCACCAGCAATTCCTGCGCAGACGCAAGCTGCCCCAGGGTGAGGCCCGCCGCTAACATCAGGAACCGGAAATTCAATCTCATACCTTGCGCTTTGATGCAGATAAGCGCGTGCTGCGCCTCACTGCCGATTGGAAAATCTGCGGGTGAAAAACGTCACCCGATCTCAAGGCGCGGCACATTATCGGAGCGATATGACAAACCCGTGACAGCTACAAACGCCGGGGAATCAAGGCGTCATCGAAATGTTGCAAAGCGCAGTTAGGCTTGATCGCTTGCCCGTAACACAGTCATCACGATGATCGTCATCAATGAATTGAGAACGTTGGAGACGCTGATCGAGCGCCATCGCGGCGCCCTTGGATCACGTTTGCGCACCTCGGTCCCGGTGGTTGTGGGCCCGGGCGAGGGCTATGCGGTGCATGTGATCGAGTTGGGCAGCCAGGCACCTGAGGCACCCGCCGTTGGTTTTTTTGGCGGC
The Oceanococcus atlanticus DNA segment above includes these coding regions:
- a CDS encoding MBL fold metallo-hydrolase, which gives rise to MRLVIKLLVLAAILVSATWLVLPHLWQPGLERYQQAQLKAATPDAPGVTLTWLGVSSLLVRDGQHALLIDPFFSRPPGLWGLLSNQNIAPDHAAIERGLKQLGVEQLDAVLVSHSHFDHAMDAGVVARISGADLIGSSSTLNIGRGAGLPGERLKQASPEQPMRYGPFTLHWIRSQHAGATGGRPTGDITAPLTPPAGYMDYRQGGTWSILIEHADGTLLHHGSAGFEPGALEPYQADIAILGVALVDDYSRYFDQVIDATGAKTIIPVHWDDFTRPLNKPLRPFPLIVRLDRFFNAVDYRADLEAVTLPLGQATQAPWPASPALN
- a CDS encoding tetratricopeptide repeat protein, coding for MAKRLKMLMLAALLAPAGALWAQNGAIDARTFDQLTKAQELAAEDRHDDALYILDRLKERGRLNSYATAQLWNFYAFIYASRDEYQQAIDAYFKVMEQEDAPNGLVLTAKYTIAQLYFQMEQYGDCIRFMNEWLETADKPTPTAHIMLAQAYYQTHEYDRAMTHVDDALALERAAGNRVQEGWLRLKAVLSYTKGDYASTAQTYEELISLYPNSTYLRQLAGMYSETGQGGERLAVFDALYEHGALKTESDLLNLAYMWQGEQVPYKAGRIIEQGMAKGAIEESPKNVESLANAWAQANEYEKAIPTLSKAAQISGDGLYYARLAGVHFNAGDYAAAAEAAIQADQQGGLKNPAGNLMLLGMAYFNDRKYEPALQAFRRAKQSRDTFASANKWESYTLKEIERIRELSRSQDELEQRTREAIESRENNLNAIGIGS
- a CDS encoding energy transducer TonB, with protein sequence MRLLMVVFPAAIVTFSLQMVMVSLIQFADRRLDESTTVKLPEIAMPEVEIKTQRQLEKPEKPQLDDTPPPDVPEQAFDNIDGNAQIGALGGVDQLVAKLDLSMGAGLSASDGEYLPIVKVAPQYPRRALKRGLEGDVVLEYTVTKQGSVRNPKVLQSTDSVFNQAAIDSALRYKYKPRVINGEAQEVPAVRTRIKFRMSNG
- a CDS encoding ExbD/TolR family protein, encoding MARSYVSNDELEEEGTVDLTPMLDVVFIMLIFFIVTASFIKEAGVEVNRPQANTAEQKNAAVLVAINADNSVWMDGRRVDIRSVRANIERLHAENPEGAVIIQADELASVKTFTEVLDQARQVVPPERVSLATEQ
- a CDS encoding MotA/TolQ/ExbB proton channel family protein, with the translated sequence MLLFLLDAREAIDDFFTAGGPVLQLIAVLTFVMWMLILERVVYYLRPFQSELKHAAHDFHARQDLFSWYGDAVRRMLVSELKVKVNDNLRVIKVLIALCPLFGLLGTVTGMIDVFTVLSLTGGGDAKLMAGGVSRATIPTMAGMVAALSGVFGNIYLERMARRRREAIDHELPRHHLEPAL
- a CDS encoding MotA/TolQ/ExbB proton channel family protein; amino-acid sequence: MNAFKTAMVAAAALSAVAFSAPLAAQGQDSLAMDKLLQEVRQGRLRDADENRKREDAFKQDAARQDALIAEAQAQIAALESRSATLEEQFNANELAVEEKRAQRDERLGSLKELFGHLTGTAGDLRARFAQSITSAQFKDRSAFITAFIKKMNDDTELPTIEEIERLWFELHRELTESGRVVAFTTQVGTEASREVVRVGLFNLISDGDYLSYDGDTDAVSVLPRQPDDYTAGAAKLQQADSGYTALGVDPTGAAGGGYLRALINNPTLAERWHQGKLVGYVITAVGVFGLIVALWRFVALGAVMAKVNRQRKSDSARDDNPLGRVLLAGEAHANDDVETLEVKLGEAIIKERPAIQRGLPLIKIIAMVAPLMGLLGTVTGMIIVFQAITIYGAGDPKAMAGGISSALVTTVLGLIVAIPMLLCHTLLHSRARGLLHVLEEQTAGLVAQRAGR
- a CDS encoding DUF3450 domain-containing protein → MRSPLLPIAMNTFEDGLMAKRFSRHQKSSLLLAIGLCASTSVMAAAPLDKVVDEGMTKADSARESQARIDAMVDSQQAKLITYRALLKQIEGLEHYNQQLETQIKGQEALIERFDGSIAQVAKIERQMLPLVTRMAESLEAYVNLDLPFHEVERRERLAFIDETISKADINVAEKFRQVLEAYQVENEYGRKIDAYQDIIDIDGQPQEVDVLRFGRIAMVAQTKDTTTTAAWNHQAQRWDVIDAGTYRNSVRNGIRMARKQASIDMVTLPISAPEVAQ
- a CDS encoding TonB-dependent receptor is translated as MHTFLESRPFQGLDMELDGRRIGRTGTQGQVSTALDSGSHTLRALRDAAELATYEFIVEQGESAEISLTFSDFQSAPAITIATFDSAEPGGPTGRIVGLVADMDDRPIADAVIRAPQSGAQVRSKPDGSYSLELPRGIHSLEISHPDFNTVSKDGLRVVANIGIAANIMMLRPLSATDEVGSDMDFSDVEEVMVMGAYKPGEDTADLEKFSVAITDAISIDDLLRFGDSDVAAALKRIVGVAVTGGKYANVRGLDGRYISSTLNGSLMPSTDPFRRDVQLDLFPAEILGGIEIQKSFTADLPGDTTGGIIRMTSRDLPEENEFGLSVSLGFVDGATGEDLLSYEGSDGDILGMDDGLRELPGGIRSNLSNGNFRFSICQFEGQSNCISQEEGAALAGQLPNIYNTTRESAGPDFGLAAKLGRRYERETGDFAFYSSLTYDQGYASRQEASFNDTDAVGTYDWDSFAVSLNGYLVAGWVSDNGWDVLSKTIILRDSEDRATYEVGFNKKDEVDETLTVLEWVERQFLGQQIDGSISLFGNHELRLRAGLSQTNRLSPDRREYQYRNNVFIASTLERSYSDLTEDGLDLGLDYEMPLQINDWLFTNLKFGVLSNTRDRDNELIRLGVLTRSGNDLDPSQDLETLLVAENFEADLYRLNTNKTTDTDSYEASQDTTAVYLSAETDLGTDLTVVTGVRMEDYSIDLNYPNASDEDVSAGSDRDSSETLPSLSVIYRFSDALQLRGGFARTVSRPNITELAASRFFDQEGRQYIGCPNCSDSDISNFDVRGEYYFGDQNSVSLAVFYKDISDPLERAVSDGSGSAVSALTFRNSESATVQGFELDASSRVLDGIDHVIDLSGNIAVIESEISLDEDGQRLEGRDSRELQGQSPFLANLQVAYDNYAWDAKLTFVANYFDDRIDAVARAPQEPIKESGRLDINVTAEKTLRNGSKFSLKLKNLLDEPIERTQGGRVIETYKKGMSLSLGYSLSF